The following proteins come from a genomic window of Nitrosopumilus sp.:
- a CDS encoding DsbA family protein, with the protein MRKKAVVLGSIVAAIIVGIAVSASSSPTETANLDVGRMHGTISTAMGSAILGDPSAPITIVEFGDYQCHQCYNWFHNTKPAITRDYIETGKVNLVFVDLAFLGSDSLKAAQASYCAEDQGKYWDYHDLLYNSQESKIDGGWANSERLKAFAFSLGLDMNLFDSCLDSGKYSKRVQYNIQQAKDHGVGGTPGFFIVGPDGQQQISGAQPFSVFKQILDPMI; encoded by the coding sequence ATGCGTAAAAAAGCTGTAGTTTTAGGATCTATAGTTGCAGCAATTATTGTTGGTATTGCAGTATCTGCCTCTTCATCACCCACAGAAACTGCGAATCTTGATGTGGGTAGAATGCATGGTACCATCTCTACTGCTATGGGTTCTGCAATTTTAGGAGATCCTTCTGCTCCAATCACAATTGTTGAATTTGGTGATTACCAATGTCACCAATGTTATAATTGGTTTCATAACACAAAACCTGCAATAACACGTGATTATATTGAAACAGGAAAAGTAAATTTAGTTTTTGTTGATTTAGCTTTTTTGGGAAGTGATTCTCTAAAAGCAGCTCAAGCGTCATACTGTGCTGAAGATCAAGGAAAGTATTGGGATTATCATGACCTTCTTTACAATTCACAAGAATCGAAAATTGATGGCGGTTGGGCAAATTCTGAAAGACTAAAAGCATTTGCATTTAGTTTGGGTCTTGACATGAATCTCTTTGATAGTTGTCTTGATTCAGGAAAATATTCAAAACGTGTTCAGTATAATATACAGCAAGCAAAAGATCATGGTGTTGGAGGAACCCCTGGATTCTTTATTGTAGGTCCTGACGGACAACAACAAATCAGTGGTGCACAACCATTTTCTGTCTTTAAACAAATTCTGGATCCTATGATCTAA
- a CDS encoding C2H2-type zinc finger protein, producing MLTIDCKDVSSIKNELLVYVADKVAAIPTIKQHQFTLSTFNDDETLDIALVISAIKEYLDSIDEGRNFAVISNNEKINITSISGRVIERESVDQSELFSCTHCGFVTKYQVELNVHMRIHYL from the coding sequence ATGCTTACTATTGACTGCAAAGATGTATCATCTATAAAAAACGAGTTACTCGTTTATGTTGCAGATAAGGTAGCTGCTATTCCTACTATCAAACAACACCAGTTCACTCTCTCTACTTTTAATGATGATGAAACTCTTGACATCGCTTTAGTTATTTCTGCTATTAAAGAATACTTGGATTCAATAGATGAAGGAAGAAACTTTGCAGTAATTTCAAATAATGAAAAAATTAACATTACTTCTATTTCAGGTAGGGTGATAGAACGAGAATCTGTAGATCAATCTGAATTGTTTTCTTGTACACATTGTGGGTTTGTGACAAAATATCAAGTTGAACTAAATGTTCACATGAGAATTCATTATCTCTAA
- a CDS encoding NAD(P)-dependent oxidoreductase, whose product MKKIGIVGLGMLGNAVALHLLDVGFDVTVYNRTKEKTIQVKEKGGKVTSSPKETAENAELVIIVVKDAEAVKQVSFGNKGIIECKNEKLIVADMSTVEPSESKNISKKFQEHNINKLDIPVMGGPNVAITGELVMMVSGDKTAFDNCKNVLEKIANKVFFLGGSGIAHSVKLAMNLQITMLALALSEGITLMKNADVDPKIFLEILNSTYFKTGMSEKKAYKMIDGEYTATFTLSNLKKDISTITKMAKSLGIKLPMIEKAEEVYDDALKEGLGEIDYTGIIEYIKRINDSKQK is encoded by the coding sequence ATGAAAAAAATAGGAATTGTAGGATTAGGAATGTTAGGAAATGCTGTGGCACTGCATTTGTTAGATGTAGGATTTGATGTCACAGTATACAATAGAACAAAAGAAAAAACAATTCAAGTTAAAGAAAAAGGAGGAAAAGTTACATCATCACCAAAAGAAACTGCTGAAAACGCAGAGCTCGTCATAATAGTAGTTAAAGATGCAGAGGCAGTAAAACAAGTATCATTTGGAAACAAGGGAATCATAGAATGTAAAAACGAAAAATTGATTGTTGCAGATATGAGTACAGTTGAACCGTCAGAATCAAAAAACATCTCAAAAAAATTTCAAGAGCACAATATTAACAAACTGGATATTCCAGTAATGGGGGGACCAAATGTAGCTATCACAGGAGAACTAGTCATGATGGTATCAGGAGATAAAACTGCTTTTGATAATTGTAAAAACGTTCTAGAAAAAATTGCAAATAAAGTATTTTTCTTAGGAGGAAGCGGGATAGCACATTCAGTTAAACTTGCCATGAACCTACAAATAACTATGCTTGCTCTGGCACTATCTGAAGGGATCACTCTTATGAAGAATGCAGATGTGGATCCAAAAATATTTCTTGAAATTTTAAACTCTACGTATTTTAAAACTGGCATGAGTGAAAAAAAGGCATACAAAATGATAGACGGAGAATATACCGCAACATTTACTCTTTCAAACCTAAAAAAAGACATCAGTACTATTACAAAAATGGCCAAATCCTTAGGAATAAAACTCCCAATGATAGAAAAAGCAGAGGAAGTGTATGACGACGCCCTAAAAGAAGGACTGGGGGAGATTGACTATACAGGGATAATAGAGTACATCAAAAGAATTAATGATTCCAAACAAAAATAA
- a CDS encoding SDR family oxidoreductase, with protein MRLSDKVAIVTGASSDIGKGIAKRFSEEGAKVVMVARNLEGLENARKEIGNEESTASVTCDLIDESQVLQAVNQIMDTYGKIDILVNNAGAINDPVHFHEMKDAEIKKLIDVNLLGVFHMTKAVLSKMSDVKSGAIVNIGSISSERAIPRVHLAVYSATKAAISMFTKSIAVEYARRNIRCNCVNPGIINSGMIKPYLDDPQARKVLEERLPLARVGEPVDVANAVLYLASDEANWVTGTILNVDGGKTASEG; from the coding sequence ATGAGATTAAGTGATAAAGTCGCCATAGTAACAGGTGCATCAAGTGACATAGGTAAAGGAATTGCTAAAAGATTTTCAGAAGAAGGGGCAAAAGTAGTCATGGTTGCAAGAAACCTAGAAGGATTGGAAAATGCAAGAAAAGAGATAGGAAATGAAGAGTCAACAGCATCAGTCACGTGCGATTTGATAGATGAATCACAAGTATTACAAGCAGTAAATCAAATCATGGACACGTATGGGAAAATAGACATTTTAGTAAATAATGCAGGAGCAATCAATGATCCAGTACATTTTCACGAAATGAAAGACGCAGAAATTAAAAAACTCATAGATGTTAACTTGTTAGGAGTCTTTCATATGACAAAAGCAGTTCTTTCAAAAATGTCAGACGTAAAAAGTGGTGCAATTGTAAACATTGGCTCTATTTCAAGCGAAAGAGCAATTCCAAGAGTGCATTTGGCAGTGTATTCAGCAACTAAAGCAGCAATTTCCATGTTTACAAAATCAATCGCAGTTGAATATGCAAGAAGAAACATCAGATGTAATTGCGTCAATCCAGGAATTATTAATTCAGGAATGATTAAACCATATCTAGATGATCCTCAAGCAAGAAAAGTTCTCGAAGAAAGATTACCACTTGCAAGAGTCGGCGAACCTGTAGATGTTGCAAATGCAGTACTGTATTTAGCATCAGACGAGGCAAATTGGGTGACTGGAACTATCTTAAATGTAGATGGTGGCAAAACAGCTTCAGAAGGATAA
- a CDS encoding DUF99 family protein produces MRSLHLEKKGLRGLAIAESFGPNSSKSILSGIVMRRDFIIDDFVFGSTTIGGDDATDSILKMYNELQRPDVSYVLISGLIVSMYNIIDIKQLFDSLTIPIIGISYNDSVGIDSAIKQHFPNSFESKLSEYNKLGKRDKITLHTCHDIFVRREGCSLNDVRHLLDDLTLDGSIPEPIRVSQLLAKTLFEKGLSF; encoded by the coding sequence ATGAGATCTCTTCATCTTGAAAAAAAGGGACTGAGAGGCCTTGCTATTGCTGAAAGCTTTGGACCAAATTCTTCAAAATCTATTTTATCTGGAATTGTAATGAGACGAGATTTCATCATTGATGATTTTGTATTTGGAAGTACTACAATAGGCGGTGATGATGCTACAGATTCCATCTTGAAGATGTATAATGAACTTCAGAGACCTGATGTTAGCTATGTTTTGATATCTGGTTTGATAGTCTCTATGTATAATATTATAGACATAAAACAATTGTTTGATTCTCTAACAATTCCTATAATTGGAATTTCATATAATGATTCTGTGGGAATAGATAGTGCCATTAAACAACATTTTCCAAATTCATTTGAATCTAAACTTTCTGAATATAATAAATTGGGTAAAAGAGACAAGATTACTTTGCATACATGTCATGATATTTTTGTTCGGAGAGAGGGCTGTTCACTAAATGATGTACGACATCTTCTTGATGATTTGACATTGGATGGTTCTATCCCAGAACCTATCCGTGTATCACAATTACTGGCAAAAACATTGTTTGAAAAAGGGTTATCCTTCTGA
- a CDS encoding NAD(P)/FAD-dependent oxidoreductase: MSEEYHYDLVVVGGGPAGSSAAYEAARNGVRVAMLEKENSIAETVRTSGVTWIQNIKEFGIPDDCYNPIKNFSFCSPNNEVTISDSVPRAAVLDVRKTYRWLAQEAKQSGADIFVKINVNNVIKNEMGDIIGVSGIGPNGKITFHSKAVIDASGFPSVVVKAMGFATQWKRFGAGAEYEVKVENIDPDTWWLMVGKQYSPAGYAWIFPLGNNIARIGVGVGKPESNVDPTQRLKELMDSKLGPIKKLGKISPIEFHYGLIPNDGLSRKTVFNNLILVGDSAGQANPLVLEGIRYAIKFGRVAGKVASDAIKAGNTDESSLKAYEENWKKEIESKINSAGKVQDRWIGLSDEEWDKELDIIKELKPEEFIDFIKAEFGLSNMIKLATHHPKLAVRQLFNLVKGKK; the protein is encoded by the coding sequence TTGTCAGAGGAATATCATTATGATTTAGTTGTAGTAGGAGGAGGTCCAGCAGGTTCATCAGCAGCATATGAAGCTGCAAGAAACGGAGTCAGGGTGGCCATGCTAGAAAAAGAAAATTCAATAGCAGAAACAGTTAGAACAAGTGGTGTAACATGGATTCAAAACATCAAAGAGTTTGGAATTCCAGATGATTGCTATAATCCCATAAAAAATTTCTCATTTTGTTCACCAAATAATGAAGTTACAATTAGCGATTCAGTTCCACGAGCTGCCGTGTTAGATGTGAGAAAAACATACAGATGGTTAGCTCAAGAAGCAAAACAGTCAGGCGCAGATATTTTTGTCAAAATCAATGTTAACAATGTAATTAAAAATGAAATGGGAGACATCATCGGAGTAAGCGGAATTGGGCCAAATGGCAAAATCACATTTCATTCCAAAGCAGTGATAGATGCAAGTGGATTTCCTTCAGTTGTTGTCAAAGCAATGGGATTTGCTACTCAATGGAAAAGATTTGGTGCAGGAGCTGAATACGAGGTAAAAGTAGAAAATATCGATCCAGACACATGGTGGCTAATGGTGGGTAAGCAATATTCACCTGCAGGATATGCGTGGATTTTTCCTCTAGGAAATAACATTGCAAGAATTGGAGTGGGTGTTGGAAAACCAGAATCGAATGTAGATCCAACTCAAAGACTAAAAGAATTAATGGATTCAAAGTTAGGACCAATTAAAAAACTGGGAAAAATATCACCAATTGAGTTTCATTATGGGTTGATTCCAAATGACGGATTATCAAGAAAGACAGTGTTCAATAATTTAATTTTAGTTGGGGACTCTGCAGGACAGGCAAATCCATTGGTTCTTGAGGGAATTAGATATGCTATAAAATTCGGCAGAGTTGCAGGAAAAGTAGCATCAGATGCAATTAAAGCAGGAAACACAGATGAAAGTTCTTTAAAAGCCTATGAAGAAAATTGGAAAAAAGAAATCGAATCCAAGATTAATTCTGCTGGAAAAGTACAGGATAGATGGATTGGGTTATCTGATGAAGAATGGGATAAAGAGTTAGATATCATTAAAGAATTAAAACCTGAAGAGTTCATTGATTTTATAAAAGCAGAATTTGGGTTATCAAACATGATAAAACTTGCTACACATCATCCAAAACTTGCAGTAAGACAGCTCTTTAATTTAGTTAAAGGGAAAAAATGA
- a CDS encoding bifunctional 2-polyprenyl-6-hydroxyphenol methylase/3-demethylubiquinol 3-O-methyltransferase UbiG translates to MDKVRKTFDEWAQNGRAELMEIEHGKNVVKFLQTISFDKPFTFLDVGCGNGWVVRKIAKEKNCKKAIGIDKSKKMIIQATRKKENNKEEYIHTDVETMKNRRKFDFVFSMESLYYANSMELALKKIFKLLKPGGKFFCGTDFYSDNKATAKWAKIMKIQMHLHSKKEWKEFFKNAGFIVKTKQIKDLRNTKKWKREFGTLFIIGTKPKR, encoded by the coding sequence ATGGACAAGGTTAGAAAGACGTTTGATGAATGGGCTCAAAATGGACGAGCAGAATTAATGGAAATAGAGCATGGAAAGAATGTTGTAAAATTTTTGCAAACAATATCATTTGATAAGCCATTTACATTTCTAGATGTCGGTTGTGGAAATGGATGGGTAGTTAGAAAAATAGCAAAAGAAAAAAACTGTAAAAAGGCGATAGGCATAGATAAAAGTAAAAAAATGATCATTCAAGCTACACGAAAAAAAGAAAACAACAAAGAAGAATACATTCACACAGATGTTGAAACAATGAAGAATAGAAGAAAGTTTGATTTTGTTTTTTCGATGGAGTCTCTTTATTATGCAAATTCAATGGAGTTAGCACTGAAAAAAATATTCAAACTACTAAAACCAGGTGGAAAATTTTTTTGTGGAACGGACTTTTATTCAGACAATAAGGCCACTGCTAAATGGGCAAAAATTATGAAAATACAGATGCACCTACATTCAAAAAAAGAATGGAAAGAGTTTTTTAAAAACGCAGGATTCATTGTAAAAACAAAACAAATCAAAGATTTGAGAAATACAAAAAAATGGAAGCGAGAATTTGGCACATTATTCATCATAGGCACAAAGCCTAAAAGGTAA
- the cofD gene encoding 2-phospho-L-lactate transferase, whose product MITVLAGGTGSVKLVRGLVAQESKVNVISNVGDNYWLYGLYVCPDIDTIVYGLADLLDQERGWGMKKDTFNFLRQMEVFGEETWFRVGDRDAATHLIRTNMLKNGKNLSDITKWMCEKFAVSANIIPVTDNSIETRITTDKGELHLQEYWVKHRGKDPVLGIQYIGADKARPNPEAVNAIHDADMVILAPGNPLTSIGPMLQIKGIRKELSKIKKKVVAVSPLIGDDAVSGPAAKYMQAAGIESNAYGLAKMYSDVCSNIIIDSKDRLLTKKIQSLDMRVFETKITMKNKLAEDALANFILKQVHV is encoded by the coding sequence ATGATTACAGTATTAGCAGGAGGAACAGGTTCGGTCAAGTTAGTAAGAGGGTTAGTTGCTCAAGAATCCAAAGTTAACGTAATTAGTAATGTAGGAGACAATTACTGGCTTTATGGACTCTATGTTTGTCCAGATATTGATACAATTGTTTACGGCTTGGCAGATTTACTTGATCAAGAAAGAGGTTGGGGAATGAAAAAAGACACATTCAACTTTTTGCGTCAAATGGAAGTGTTTGGAGAAGAAACATGGTTTAGAGTAGGAGACAGAGATGCTGCAACTCATTTGATTAGAACTAACATGTTAAAGAATGGAAAAAATCTCAGTGACATCACTAAATGGATGTGTGAGAAATTCGCAGTGAGTGCAAATATTATTCCAGTAACAGATAACAGTATTGAAACTAGAATTACTACAGATAAAGGAGAACTACATTTACAGGAATATTGGGTTAAACATAGAGGCAAAGATCCTGTTTTAGGAATTCAATACATTGGCGCAGACAAAGCACGTCCAAATCCTGAAGCAGTTAATGCAATACATGATGCAGACATGGTAATTTTAGCACCAGGAAATCCTCTAACATCAATCGGCCCAATGCTTCAGATAAAAGGCATTAGAAAAGAACTCTCGAAAATTAAGAAAAAAGTTGTGGCAGTTAGTCCATTAATCGGAGATGATGCCGTAAGCGGACCTGCAGCAAAATACATGCAAGCGGCGGGAATTGAATCAAATGCTTATGGGTTAGCAAAGATGTATTCAGATGTATGTTCAAATATCATCATAGACAGTAAAGACAGACTCCTAACAAAAAAAATTCAGAGTTTAGATATGAGAGTTTTTGAAACAAAAATCACCATGAAAAATAAATTAGCTGAAGACGCATTAGCGAATTTTATTTTAAAACAAGTACACGTTTAA
- the cofC gene encoding 2-phospho-L-lactate guanylyltransferase → MKIAVIIPVKTFTKAKTRLDLSSEKIDNLCKIMLEEILHTISISPQIDKTIIVTKEEKAIEIGKKFNAVILVDEKEESVNSAVALADKYLLENNYDASIVFPQDIPYIKTQDIDFMLNYKAPPNFAIIIPSRRFDGTNALMRMPIDLMETHYDEDSYKIHMNTAKEHTLNVAMVFVKRIMWDVDNIEDLKFLLEQNEKPQIAEKIKKILEIN, encoded by the coding sequence TTGAAAATTGCAGTAATTATTCCTGTAAAGACCTTCACCAAAGCAAAGACGCGTTTAGATTTATCATCAGAGAAAATAGATAATTTATGCAAAATAATGCTAGAAGAGATTTTACATACAATATCAATTTCACCTCAAATTGATAAAACAATCATAGTAACAAAAGAAGAAAAGGCAATAGAGATTGGGAAAAAATTCAATGCGGTAATATTAGTAGATGAAAAAGAAGAAAGTGTAAATAGCGCAGTTGCACTTGCAGACAAATATCTTTTAGAGAACAACTATGATGCATCTATCGTTTTCCCACAAGACATACCATACATCAAAACTCAAGATATTGATTTTATGTTAAATTACAAAGCACCGCCAAATTTTGCGATAATTATTCCATCAAGAAGATTTGATGGTACAAATGCCCTTATGAGAATGCCAATAGATCTCATGGAAACTCATTACGATGAAGATAGTTACAAAATCCACATGAATACGGCCAAAGAACATACTCTTAATGTTGCAATGGTTTTTGTAAAGAGAATCATGTGGGATGTAGACAATATTGAAGATCTGAAATTTCTACTAGAACAAAATGAAAAGCCCCAAATTGCAGAAAAAATTAAAAAAATTTTAGAGATCAATTAA
- a CDS encoding TFIIB-type zinc ribbon-containing protein, whose protein sequence is MVKKLNPKDRCPRCGQGTVVTDANTGENFCGKCGFVITDKVEESGPEWRSFSNEGENKSRAGVPTSLAMHDMGLATVINPQNRDATGKPLTASMKSTIERLRTWDSRSQVHEPVDRNFRQAFSELDRLKDKLAVGDAVIEKAAYIYRKALEKGLVRGRSISALIASALYAACRDTETPRTLKDIGQASNIKRKDIARCYRLLLRELNLKMPVVDPVKCISRIASKAGLSEKTKRKATKILQTAEENKISAGKDPMGLAAAALYVACVTNGENKTQRDVAEAAGVTEVTIRNRYKGLKVALNL, encoded by the coding sequence ATGGTTAAAAAATTAAATCCAAAAGACAGATGTCCAAGATGTGGGCAGGGCACAGTAGTCACAGATGCCAATACAGGAGAGAATTTTTGTGGAAAATGCGGATTTGTAATTACAGATAAAGTTGAAGAGTCTGGACCTGAATGGAGATCATTTTCAAATGAAGGCGAAAACAAAAGCAGGGCAGGAGTTCCAACATCACTTGCAATGCACGATATGGGATTAGCCACAGTAATCAACCCACAAAATAGAGATGCAACAGGAAAGCCACTCACAGCGTCGATGAAAAGTACAATTGAGAGACTAAGAACTTGGGACAGTAGAAGTCAAGTTCACGAACCAGTAGATAGAAATTTCAGACAAGCATTTAGTGAATTAGACAGATTAAAAGACAAACTTGCAGTAGGAGATGCAGTTATTGAAAAAGCAGCTTATATCTACAGAAAAGCATTAGAAAAAGGACTAGTACGTGGACGTTCCATTTCAGCTTTAATTGCATCAGCATTGTATGCAGCATGTAGAGATACAGAAACTCCCAGAACGTTAAAAGATATAGGACAGGCAAGCAACATCAAGCGAAAAGACATTGCAAGGTGTTATCGTCTTTTGCTAAGAGAATTAAATCTGAAAATGCCGGTAGTGGATCCTGTAAAATGTATTTCAAGAATTGCAAGTAAAGCAGGATTATCAGAAAAAACAAAGAGAAAAGCGACAAAGATTTTACAGACTGCAGAAGAAAATAAAATTTCAGCAGGTAAAGATCCAATGGGATTGGCAGCTGCTGCACTTTATGTTGCATGCGTCACAAATGGAGAAAACAAGACTCAACGAGATGTTGCAGAAGCTGCAGGTGTAACAGAAGTCACAATCAGAAACAGGTACAAAGGATTGAAAGTAGCGTTAAATCTCTAG
- a CDS encoding CPBP family intramembrane glutamic endopeptidase, translating to MQNSNRILQFLGIPFTALQSVILGLLLVSFPIGVYIVFESDIGGDINHEYPLTHLTLFEGTELYQFHLDVSIGDVFAVLWTFYAILFAIAIFGPKDGFLKSISSIISFGKFNTTSNYMIGITKWFSILILISALINFIQEAFGIVTVPPLDDNDLIQFFYVSLAPFIEEFGFRLILIGIPLFVLYSHKSSLRYFIKCLWTPSSLHLHDNKKAILLIVFVGIFFGFAHIAFAESWSEGKFAQAAASGIILGWVYLRYGFVASLLIHWAMNYFIFSYANFVSQLNFISVEEAFSHSLMSSLEILLLISGIISTSILFVNRFNSKKESALEI from the coding sequence TTGCAAAATTCAAATAGAATTCTTCAATTCCTTGGAATTCCATTTACGGCATTACAATCGGTCATTCTTGGCTTGTTGCTTGTATCGTTTCCCATTGGTGTTTACATTGTTTTTGAAAGTGATATTGGTGGGGATATCAATCATGAATATCCGCTTACTCATTTGACACTTTTTGAAGGCACAGAATTGTATCAATTTCATCTTGATGTTAGTATTGGGGATGTTTTTGCTGTTTTGTGGACTTTTTATGCAATATTGTTTGCAATCGCAATTTTTGGCCCAAAAGATGGGTTTCTGAAATCTATTTCATCAATCATCTCTTTTGGCAAATTCAACACTACGTCTAACTATATGATTGGAATTACAAAATGGTTTTCAATTTTAATTTTAATCTCTGCGTTGATTAATTTTATTCAAGAGGCATTTGGAATTGTAACTGTACCTCCACTAGACGATAATGATCTGATTCAGTTTTTTTATGTTAGCCTTGCACCTTTTATTGAAGAATTTGGGTTTCGTCTGATTTTGATAGGTATTCCATTATTTGTCCTATACTCTCATAAATCTTCACTACGATATTTCATCAAATGTTTGTGGACTCCTAGTTCATTACATCTCCACGATAATAAAAAAGCAATTTTACTAATTGTCTTTGTAGGTATATTCTTTGGTTTTGCACATATTGCGTTTGCAGAATCTTGGAGTGAAGGAAAATTTGCTCAAGCTGCTGCTAGTGGAATTATTTTAGGATGGGTATATCTAAGATATGGATTCGTAGCTTCACTCTTAATCCATTGGGCAATGAATTATTTTATTTTCTCCTATGCTAATTTCGTTTCTCAATTAAATTTCATATCTGTTGAAGAAGCATTTTCTCATTCACTAATGTCTTCATTGGAAATACTTTTGTTAATATCGGGAATAATTTCTACATCAATTTTATTTGTGAATCGATTTAATTCAAAAAAAGAATCTGCTCTAGAGATTTAA
- the yciH gene encoding stress response translation initiation inhibitor YciH, which produces MAVICNTCGLPEDLCACGELAKDSTKIIIRLETRRFKKKGTMIEGLDPKLNNLETVAKELKNKYACGGTAKEGYIFLQGDHRDTIKDTLINLGFAADTIELH; this is translated from the coding sequence ATGGCAGTAATTTGTAATACTTGTGGTCTACCAGAAGATTTGTGCGCATGCGGTGAACTGGCCAAAGATAGTACTAAAATTATAATTAGATTAGAAACTAGAAGATTTAAGAAAAAAGGCACAATGATTGAAGGGTTAGATCCAAAACTAAATAATTTAGAAACTGTTGCCAAAGAACTCAAAAACAAATATGCTTGTGGCGGAACTGCCAAAGAAGGATATATTTTCTTACAAGGTGATCATCGAGATACTATCAAAGACACTTTGATTAATTTGGGATTTGCCGCAGATACCATAGAATTACATTAG
- a CDS encoding Sjogren's syndrome/scleroderma autoantigen 1 family protein produces MPEDLTKKAAEMLLNGATLLGEPCPYCSGVRVMKEGHALCVSCGREPEKKEIMTETPQHPKSRLEETLEKKIELLSKELEEEKNHDKQQSILKSINSVLETLGKIREKQ; encoded by the coding sequence ATGCCAGAAGATCTTACAAAAAAAGCTGCTGAAATGCTTCTAAACGGAGCAACATTACTTGGAGAGCCTTGTCCATATTGCTCAGGAGTCAGAGTAATGAAAGAAGGGCACGCATTATGTGTTAGTTGTGGACGTGAGCCAGAAAAAAAAGAGATCATGACAGAAACTCCACAACACCCAAAATCAAGATTAGAAGAAACTTTAGAAAAAAAGATAGAATTACTCTCAAAAGAACTTGAAGAGGAAAAAAACCACGATAAACAACAAAGTATTCTAAAATCAATTAATTCAGTGCTAGAAACATTGGGAAAAATCAGAGAAAAACAATAA
- a CDS encoding preprotein translocase subunit Sec61beta, with translation MSSNKKKSAPLPASSGGLMRFFEDETKGFKIDPKIVVSIPIGLIVISWAIDLFLAS, from the coding sequence ATGAGTAGCAACAAGAAAAAATCAGCACCACTTCCAGCGTCAAGTGGAGGTCTCATGCGATTCTTCGAAGATGAGACAAAAGGATTCAAAATAGATCCAAAAATAGTAGTATCAATTCCAATTGGCTTAATTGTAATTTCATGGGCAATTGATCTTTTCCTAGCTTCGTGA